A region of Phalacrocorax carbo chromosome 9, bPhaCar2.1, whole genome shotgun sequence DNA encodes the following proteins:
- the FAM98B gene encoding protein FAM98B, with protein MRELAPGLEMESDILDALEALGYTGPLLGEEALNKAAENGLSSPEFFELCVWLGSQIKSLCNMEESITSTGDKDVESLQLEISGFLREMACPYSSLISGDIKNRLREKEDCLKLLLFLSTELQALKILHSKKIKGSHLEKHNEIYQEVQAICDALGLPNSSSSDAPPLLTNVEQKIKDILSKVQNNHVGKSLLTKPLNSDQVERLEKINDALRSEYECRRRMLMKRLDVTVQSFGWSDRAKVKTDDIARIYQPKRYALSPKSTITLAHLLAAREDLSKIIRTSSGSTRENTVCAINKVLMGRVPDRGGRPTEIEPPPPEMPPWQKRQEGGGRGGWGGGGGRGNWGGGGGRGGGGGGGGFGGGGFRGGGRGGGGFQGGRGDYGGRGDYGRGGYGGRGGYGDPYGGRGGGGYRRY; from the exons ATGAGGGAGCTGGCGCCCGGCCTGGAGATGGAGAGCGACATCTTGGACGCGCTGGAGGCTTTGGG GTACACAGGTCCTCTGTTGGGGGAGGAAGCCCtgaacaaagcagcagaaaatggaTTGTCTTCGCCAGAATTTTTTGAGCTTTGTGTTTGGCTAGGTTCCCAAATAAAGTCACTCTGTAATATGGAAGAAAGCATCACTTCAACAG GTGATAAAGATGTAGAGAGCTTGCAGCTTGAGATTAGTGGCTTTCTGAGAGAAATGGCTTGTCCATATTCATCACTTATATCTGGAGACATCAAGAACAGattaagagagaaagaagattgTCTTAAACTCCTCT TATTTCTAAGTACAGAACTTCAGGCTTTGAAGATATTGCACAGCAAGAAAATTAAAGGCTCTCATTTGGAAAAGCACAATGAGATTTATCAGGAAGTGCAAGCTATTTGTGATGCACTGGGCCTGCCAAACTCGTCGTCTTCTGATGCTCCTCCCTTGTTAACCAATGTGGAACAAAAG ataaAGGACATTCTCTCAAAAGTTCAAAATAACCATGTCGGGAAATCACTGCTAACAAAGCCTCTGAATTCTGACCaagtg GAAAGATTGGAAAAAATCAATGATGCTCTTCGCAGTGAGTACGAATGTCGACGACGTATGTTAATGAAGAGGCTAGATGTGACAGTACAATCTTTTGGCTGGTCTGATAGAGCAAAG GTAAAAACAGATGACATAGCACGAATCTATCAGCCCAAGCGCTATGCATTATCTCCGAAGTCAACTATTACATTAGCTCACCTTCTTGCTGCTCGAGAAGATTTATCGAAGATCATAAGAACAAGTAGTGGATCAACGCGGGAAAATACAGTCTGTGCAATCAACAAG GTTCTGATGGGGAGAGTACCTGACCGTGGAGGCAGACCAACAGAGATTGAGCCACCTCCTCCTGAAATGCCTCCTTGGCAAAAAAGACAAGAAGGTGGTGGAAGaggtggctggggaggagggggtggaaGGGGCAActggggaggtggaggaggtagaggaggaggaggaggtgggggggggttTGGAGGTGGGGGTTTCAGAGGTGGTGGAAGAGGTGGAGGTGGCTTCCAGGGTGGCAGGGGAGATTATGGTGGCAGGGGAGATTATGGCAGGGGAGGTTATGGTGGCAGGGGAGGCTATGGTGATCCGTATggtggaagaggagggggaggataCCGAAGATactaa